One window from the genome of Serinibacter salmoneus encodes:
- a CDS encoding carbohydrate ABC transporter permease: MPTAPATRTGSAAAPATPARAPRRRRTPRVPYLLLLPAVLVLLLGMGYPVVWQALTSLRDFGLAQQFGAPAEFIGLGNYAELVTDPQLLAVVARSIAFCLVAAGLTVLLGTLFALLMTAVATPARMTLQVSLLLAWAMPVVAAMTVWIWLFDRRRGVINYTLDALGLPFERFDWLSNPWTFFLVALIVVVWMSVPFVAFAMYAGLTQVSPEVLEAAAIDGADGFARFRHIILPMVRPVLSIVLLLQLIWDLRVFTQFTMLQDAGSKSSDYDVLGTYIYKLATSAQDFGMASAFSIIVLLLTIALSWFYVRDLMKQEDQ; encoded by the coding sequence ATGCCCACCGCGCCCGCCACCCGCACCGGGTCGGCCGCCGCGCCCGCCACCCCGGCCCGCGCGCCGCGCCGACGCCGCACACCCCGCGTCCCCTACCTCCTGCTGCTACCCGCCGTGCTCGTGCTGCTGCTCGGCATGGGCTACCCCGTGGTGTGGCAGGCACTCACCTCCCTGCGCGACTTCGGCCTCGCCCAGCAGTTCGGCGCCCCCGCCGAGTTCATCGGCCTGGGCAACTACGCCGAACTGGTCACCGACCCGCAGTTGCTGGCCGTGGTGGCCCGTTCCATCGCCTTCTGCCTCGTGGCCGCCGGCCTGACCGTGCTGCTGGGCACCCTGTTCGCGCTGCTGATGACCGCCGTGGCCACCCCCGCGCGGATGACACTGCAGGTCTCCCTGCTGCTGGCCTGGGCGATGCCCGTGGTCGCCGCGATGACCGTGTGGATCTGGCTGTTCGACCGCCGCCGCGGCGTCATCAACTACACCCTGGACGCCCTCGGCCTCCCGTTCGAACGGTTCGACTGGCTCTCCAACCCCTGGACCTTCTTCCTGGTCGCTCTGATCGTGGTGGTCTGGATGTCCGTGCCGTTCGTCGCGTTCGCGATGTACGCCGGCCTCACCCAGGTCTCCCCCGAGGTGCTGGAGGCTGCCGCGATCGACGGCGCTGACGGATTCGCGCGCTTCCGCCACATCATCCTGCCGATGGTGCGCCCGGTCCTCTCGATCGTGCTGCTGCTCCAGCTCATCTGGGACCTGCGGGTCTTCACCCAGTTCACGATGCTGCAGGACGCCGGTTCCAAGTCCAGCGACTACGACGTGCTGGGCACCTACATCTACAAGCTCGCCACCTCGGCGCAGGACTTCGGCATGGCCAGCGCGTTCTCGATCATCGTGCTGCTGCTGACGATCGCCCTGTCCTGGTTCTACGTGCGCGACCTGATGAAGCAGGAGGACCAATGA
- a CDS encoding ROK family protein, with protein MNAPTGGLGPRVGLDIGGTKTHAVLLGADGAVLAEEKRPSGHGAQPVLATASALVRDLTARAGIAVADLALVGAGLPGTVEEATGRVTQALNLGITDLDVAGELRRELGVAVHVENDVNAAALGVAAQRPDTCSLAYLNLGTGMAAGLVLRGELWRGHVGAAGEIGHLPWQNNGPRCHCGQRGCLELYASGSGIAAQWRAQRETDPPKASALPELAHTDALAATLLENLTNAVAAAVRLLVLTVDAQSVVVGGGMARMGPELLARVVTTLRSWELHSPFLASLEPSARVEVLRSTGRIPAIGAALGGRLAPQPSSGTRS; from the coding sequence GTGAACGCGCCGACGGGCGGTCTGGGCCCCCGGGTGGGCCTGGACATCGGCGGCACGAAGACCCACGCGGTGCTGCTCGGGGCCGACGGCGCCGTGCTGGCCGAGGAGAAGCGTCCCTCCGGCCACGGCGCGCAGCCGGTGCTCGCCACCGCGAGCGCCCTGGTGCGTGACCTGACCGCCCGAGCGGGGATCGCCGTCGCGGATCTCGCCCTCGTGGGGGCCGGCCTGCCCGGCACCGTGGAGGAGGCCACCGGCCGCGTCACCCAGGCCCTCAACCTCGGCATCACCGACCTGGACGTGGCCGGTGAGCTGCGCCGCGAGCTCGGGGTGGCGGTGCACGTGGAGAACGACGTCAACGCTGCCGCGCTCGGTGTGGCGGCTCAGCGCCCGGACACGTGCTCGCTGGCCTACCTCAACCTCGGCACCGGCATGGCCGCCGGCCTCGTGCTGCGCGGGGAACTGTGGCGCGGACACGTGGGCGCCGCCGGCGAGATCGGGCACCTGCCGTGGCAGAACAACGGTCCCCGGTGTCACTGCGGGCAGCGCGGCTGCCTGGAGCTGTACGCCTCCGGCTCCGGCATCGCCGCGCAGTGGCGCGCGCAGCGCGAGACCGACCCCCCGAAGGCCTCCGCCCTGCCCGAACTGGCCCACACCGATGCCCTGGCCGCCACGCTGCTGGAGAACCTCACCAACGCCGTCGCGGCGGCGGTCCGCCTCCTCGTGCTCACCGTGGACGCGCAGTCCGTGGTGGTGGGCGGCGGGATGGCGCGGATGGGACCGGAACTCCTGGCCCGCGTGGTCACCACCCTGCGCTCGTGGGAACTGCACTCCCCGTTCCTCGCCTCGCTCGAACCGAGCGCGCGGGTGGAGGTGCTGCGCAGCACCGGCCGCATCCCGGCGATCGGCGCGGCCCTCGGTGGTCGGCTGGCGCCTCAGCCCAGTTCCGGCACCCGCTCGTAG
- a CDS encoding carbohydrate ABC transporter permease, with product MTARLSRRLLTALAFLIALVWVFPVYWMLNSALLPNTVLQSFIPTFFPVPATLSNLRSVATDPSFYSALTMSLAVTFTAVIGCLLFAFLAALAISRFRFRGRASFVLAVLLVQMLPAEGLFIAQYKMVSAAGLLNSVIGISVIYMAAVIPFTVWMLRGFVAAVPLELEEAGMMDGLSRSGAFMRITLPLLAPGLVASGVYAFLQAWNEFTVALVLLPDSAAHTLPLWLRSFIQASATRETDWAQVMAASTIVAVPVILFFLLVQGRMTSGLVAGAVKG from the coding sequence ATGACCGCCCGCCTCTCCCGCCGTCTGCTGACGGCGCTGGCCTTCCTCATCGCCCTGGTGTGGGTGTTCCCGGTCTACTGGATGCTCAACTCGGCGCTGCTGCCCAACACCGTGCTGCAGTCCTTCATCCCGACGTTCTTCCCCGTGCCGGCCACGCTGAGCAACCTGCGCTCGGTGGCCACCGACCCCTCCTTCTACTCCGCGCTGACCATGAGCCTCGCGGTGACCTTCACCGCCGTGATCGGGTGTCTGCTGTTCGCCTTCCTCGCGGCGCTGGCGATCTCCCGGTTCCGCTTCCGCGGCCGTGCCTCCTTCGTGCTCGCGGTCCTGCTGGTGCAGATGCTGCCCGCCGAGGGCCTGTTCATCGCGCAGTACAAGATGGTCAGCGCCGCCGGCCTGCTCAACTCCGTGATCGGCATCTCGGTGATCTACATGGCCGCCGTGATCCCCTTCACGGTGTGGATGCTGCGCGGATTCGTGGCCGCGGTGCCGCTGGAACTGGAGGAGGCCGGGATGATGGACGGGCTCTCCCGCTCCGGTGCCTTCATGCGCATCACCCTGCCGCTGCTCGCCCCCGGCCTGGTGGCCTCCGGGGTGTACGCCTTCCTGCAGGCCTGGAACGAGTTCACCGTGGCGCTGGTGCTGCTGCCGGACTCCGCCGCGCACACCCTGCCGCTGTGGCTGCGCTCCTTCATCCAGGCCAGCGCCACCCGCGAGACCGACTGGGCGCAGGTGATGGCTGCCTCCACGATCGTGGCGGTTCCCGTGATCCTGTTCTTCCTGCTGGTGCAGGGCCGCATGACCTCCGGCCTGGTGGCCGGGGCGGTGAAGGGGTGA
- a CDS encoding extracellular solute-binding protein: MRKSLAALTVTATALALAACSSSDSASDADTDSGSGSTAQEGDGDADSAGGEDITLWLMGGDTPEDLRTYLTDTYAEQTGGTLTIEEQSWGDALSKLTTALPDAANTPDVVEIGNTWSPTFTTVGAFTDISDMLGELGGDDLLQSFVEVGEVDGASYTVPYYFGSRYMFYRKDLYEAQGLSVPTTLEEFSETAAALTTDAQSGFYLGGEDWRNGISWIFAHGGELAVQEDGEWVSTLSDPNTIAGLEALQELYTSSSLAPVTESDSTPWVNINNNDATGAPEAATIMAPSWAHWSIGDLEPDPDDDTQQIAVWNDDVFGTYVLPGVDGGVAPVFAGGSNIGISASSTKQEGAKELLRIIFSPEYQELLGGAGLGPGNLEYVSSLGDDQFAVAMATSAEHSKLTPAAPGWAAVEGSGLLEEFFGKVNGGGDIPALAAEYDAQITPMLAG, encoded by the coding sequence ATGAGGAAGTCACTGGCGGCCCTGACCGTCACCGCAACAGCATTGGCGCTGGCCGCATGCTCCTCGTCGGACTCCGCGTCCGACGCGGACACCGACTCCGGCTCCGGCTCGACGGCGCAGGAAGGCGACGGCGACGCCGACTCGGCTGGAGGTGAGGACATCACCCTGTGGCTGATGGGCGGGGACACCCCCGAGGACCTGCGCACCTACCTCACCGACACCTACGCCGAGCAGACCGGCGGCACCCTCACGATCGAGGAGCAGTCCTGGGGCGATGCCCTCTCCAAGCTCACCACCGCGCTCCCGGACGCCGCGAACACCCCCGACGTGGTGGAGATCGGCAACACCTGGTCCCCCACCTTCACCACCGTGGGCGCCTTCACCGACATCTCCGACATGCTCGGGGAACTCGGCGGGGACGACCTGCTGCAGAGCTTCGTGGAGGTCGGCGAGGTCGACGGCGCCAGCTACACCGTGCCGTACTACTTCGGCTCGCGGTACATGTTCTACCGCAAGGACCTCTACGAGGCGCAGGGCCTGAGCGTGCCCACCACCCTGGAGGAGTTCTCCGAGACCGCGGCCGCGCTCACCACCGACGCGCAGTCCGGGTTCTACCTGGGCGGTGAGGACTGGCGCAACGGGATCTCCTGGATCTTCGCCCACGGCGGCGAGCTGGCGGTGCAGGAGGACGGCGAGTGGGTCTCCACCCTGTCCGACCCGAACACGATCGCCGGCCTCGAGGCGCTGCAGGAGCTCTACACCTCCTCCTCCCTCGCCCCGGTCACCGAGTCCGACTCCACCCCCTGGGTGAACATCAACAACAACGACGCCACCGGCGCCCCCGAGGCCGCCACGATCATGGCGCCGAGCTGGGCGCACTGGTCGATCGGCGACCTCGAGCCGGACCCGGATGACGACACCCAGCAGATCGCCGTCTGGAACGACGACGTGTTCGGCACCTACGTGCTGCCGGGCGTGGACGGCGGTGTGGCCCCGGTGTTCGCCGGCGGCTCCAACATCGGCATCTCCGCCTCCAGCACCAAGCAGGAGGGCGCCAAGGAACTGCTGCGGATCATCTTCTCCCCGGAGTACCAGGAGCTGCTCGGTGGCGCCGGCCTCGGCCCGGGCAACCTGGAGTACGTCTCTTCCCTGGGCGATGACCAGTTCGCCGTGGCGATGGCCACCTCCGCCGAGCACTCCAAGCTGACCCCCGCCGCGCCCGGCTGGGCCGCCGTGGAGGGATCCGGCCTGCTGGAGGAGTTCTTCGGCAAGGTCAACGGCGGCGGTGACATCCCCGCCCTCGCGGCGGAGTACGACGCCCAGATCACCCCGATGCTCGCGGGCTGA
- a CDS encoding family 20 glycosylhydrolase yields MHDDVPLVPAPRHLVRTIGRAASGQVRLERDPGLPAEGFEIDTRGAQPVIRYADAAGATYGRDALRHLEDAGIAGGILLHDSPRFPHRGLMIDLARHMVEVPTLREVIDAMVGLRLNHLHLHLTDDQGWRLEIRSWPRLTTVGAAGGVGGTGGGFLTQRDYRDLQAYAAARHITLVPEIDLPGHTHAALVAYPELAPAGVATQPYEGMEVGFSQLDVHAERTYAFVADVLHELADLTEGPYLHIGGDECLAMSQEDYLLFARRVLGLVTATGKRVMAWHELGRSSDLPPGSVGQYWDLTTPRQDGIGHAERARSFLAQGGRLVLSPGDVAYLDHKYDADTDLGLTWSGGPTSLTQAATWEPTALIPGVGEEAILGVEATCFTETITTREDLLRMLLPRLAATAEVAWSTPAARERAGDLAPRLVGLRADWEAAGLGYERVPELG; encoded by the coding sequence ATGCACGACGACGTTCCCCTGGTTCCCGCACCGAGGCACCTGGTGCGCACGATCGGGCGGGCGGCCTCGGGGCAGGTGCGCCTCGAACGGGACCCGGGCCTGCCGGCCGAGGGCTTCGAGATCGACACCCGCGGCGCACAGCCGGTGATCCGGTACGCCGACGCCGCGGGCGCCACCTACGGCCGCGATGCCCTGCGCCACCTCGAGGACGCCGGGATCGCCGGGGGCATCCTGCTGCACGACAGTCCCCGGTTCCCCCACCGCGGGCTGATGATCGACCTCGCCCGGCACATGGTCGAGGTCCCCACCCTGCGCGAGGTCATCGACGCCATGGTGGGGCTGCGGCTGAACCACCTGCACCTGCACCTCACCGACGACCAGGGCTGGCGCCTGGAGATCCGCTCCTGGCCCCGGCTGACCACGGTGGGCGCCGCCGGCGGGGTCGGCGGCACCGGCGGTGGCTTCCTCACCCAGCGCGACTACCGCGACCTTCAGGCCTACGCCGCGGCGCGCCACATCACCCTCGTCCCGGAGATCGACCTGCCCGGGCACACCCACGCCGCCCTGGTGGCCTACCCCGAGCTCGCCCCGGCCGGGGTCGCGACGCAGCCCTATGAGGGGATGGAGGTCGGCTTCTCCCAGCTCGACGTCCACGCCGAGCGCACCTATGCGTTCGTGGCCGACGTGCTGCACGAGCTCGCCGACCTCACCGAGGGCCCGTACCTGCACATCGGCGGGGACGAGTGCCTGGCGATGTCGCAGGAGGACTACCTGCTGTTCGCCCGACGAGTGCTGGGGCTGGTGACCGCCACCGGCAAACGCGTGATGGCGTGGCACGAGCTCGGCCGCAGCAGCGACCTGCCACCCGGGAGCGTGGGGCAGTACTGGGACCTGACCACCCCCCGCCAGGACGGCATCGGGCACGCCGAACGCGCCCGGTCCTTCCTGGCCCAGGGCGGGCGACTCGTGCTCTCCCCGGGGGACGTGGCCTACCTGGACCACAAGTACGACGCCGACACCGACCTGGGCCTGACCTGGTCGGGGGGCCCCACCTCGCTGACCCAGGCCGCGACGTGGGAGCCGACCGCGCTCATCCCGGGCGTGGGGGAGGAGGCGATCCTCGGCGTCGAGGCCACCTGCTTCACCGAGACGATCACCACCCGCGAGGACCTGCTGCGGATGCTGCTGCCACGGCTCGCGGCCACGGCGGAGGTCGCCTGGTCCACCCCCGCGGCGCGGGAGCGCGCCGGCGACCTCGCGCCGCGACTGGTCGGGCTGCGCGCGGACTGGGAGGCGGCGGGCCTGGGCTACGAGCGGGTGCCGGAACTGGGCTGA